The Halomonas sp. KG2 genome contains a region encoding:
- the rplA gene encoding 50S ribosomal protein L1, with amino-acid sequence MAKLTKRAKVIREKVDPNKAYSLEEAVALLAELSTVKFKESLDVAINLGVDPRKSDQVVRGATVMPNGTGKDVRVAVFTQGANADAAKEAGADIVGMEDLAEQVKKGVMDFDVVIASPDAMRVVGQLGQILGPRGLMPNPKVGTVTPDVATAVKNAKAGQVRFRTDKNGIIHTTLGKADFEASAVLGNLEALVADLKRLKPSSSKGIYFKKVTLSTTMGPGLTIDHSALV; translated from the coding sequence ATGGCTAAACTAACTAAGCGCGCGAAAGTTATTCGCGAGAAAGTAGACCCGAACAAAGCTTACTCTCTTGAAGAAGCGGTTGCGCTGCTCGCTGAGCTGTCCACCGTTAAATTCAAAGAGTCCTTGGATGTGGCGATCAACCTTGGTGTTGATCCGCGTAAATCTGACCAAGTTGTACGTGGCGCTACTGTCATGCCTAACGGTACTGGCAAAGACGTACGCGTAGCGGTCTTCACCCAGGGTGCTAACGCCGATGCTGCTAAAGAAGCAGGCGCTGACATCGTAGGTATGGAAGATTTGGCTGAGCAAGTCAAAAAAGGCGTGATGGATTTTGACGTCGTGATTGCCTCTCCAGATGCTATGCGTGTTGTCGGTCAGCTGGGTCAGATTCTTGGTCCGCGCGGCCTGATGCCTAACCCGAAAGTTGGTACCGTTACACCTGACGTTGCCACTGCGGTTAAAAATGCTAAGGCAGGCCAGGTGCGTTTCCGTACCGACAAAAATGGCATTATCCACACAACGTTGGGTAAAGCTGATTTTGAAGCATCTGCTGTTCTGGGTAACCTGGAAGCGCTGGTTGCTGACCTTAAGAGGCTCAAGCCGAGCTCTTCTAAAGGTATCTACTTTAAGAAAGTCACCCTGTCCACTACCATGGGCCCGGGCTTGACTATCGACCATTCTGCGTTGGTATAA
- the rplJ gene encoding 50S ribosomal protein L10 → MPLALEGKKAIVAEVSEAAKGALSVVVADSRGVTVGKMTDLRKQARENGVQLRVVRNTLARRALEGTQWECLNESFVGPTLLAFSTEHPGAAARLFKEFAKQDQNFEVKALAYEGELIPAADIDRLATLPTYDEAIAKLMSVMKEASAGKLVRTLAALRDQKQEEAA, encoded by the coding sequence GTGCCACTAGCACTTGAAGGCAAGAAAGCGATTGTTGCCGAGGTCAGTGAAGCGGCCAAGGGCGCACTCTCCGTCGTAGTTGCCGATTCTCGCGGCGTTACAGTCGGTAAAATGACCGACCTGCGTAAGCAAGCGCGTGAGAATGGCGTCCAGCTGCGTGTTGTTCGCAACACTCTGGCACGCCGCGCCCTCGAAGGTACTCAGTGGGAGTGCCTGAACGAGAGCTTTGTTGGTCCTACTCTGCTGGCTTTCTCTACTGAGCACCCGGGCGCTGCCGCTCGTTTGTTCAAAGAGTTCGCGAAGCAAGATCAGAACTTCGAAGTGAAGGCGCTGGCCTACGAAGGTGAGCTGATTCCGGCTGCTGACATCGATCGTCTGGCAACCCTACCGACTTACGACGAAGCAATTGCCAAGTTGATGTCGGTAATGAAAGAAGCCTCCGCTGGCAAGCTGGTTCGTACTCTGGCCGCTCTGCGCGACCAGAAGCAAGAAGAAGCTGCATAA
- the rplL gene encoding 50S ribosomal protein L7/L12 yields MALTKDDIINAVADMSVMEVVELIEAMEEKFGVSAAAAVMAGPAGGGEAAAEEQTEFDLVLTSAGDKKVNVIKAVREITGLGLKEAKGAVDGAPATIKEAMSKEDAEAAKTKLEEAGASVELK; encoded by the coding sequence ATGGCACTGACCAAAGACGATATCATCAATGCTGTAGCCGACATGTCCGTAATGGAAGTTGTCGAGCTGATCGAAGCAATGGAAGAGAAATTCGGCGTTTCTGCTGCAGCAGCCGTAATGGCTGGTCCGGCTGGCGGCGGCGAAGCAGCTGCTGAAGAACAGACTGAATTTGATCTGGTACTGACCTCTGCTGGTGACAAGAAAGTTAACGTCATCAAAGCAGTTCGTGAAATCACTGGTCTTGGCCTGAAAGAAGCCAAAGGTGCAGTTGATGGCGCGCCGGCTACCATCAAAGAAGCAATGTCTAAAGAAGACGCTGAAGCAGCTAAAACCAAGCTGGAAGAAGCGGGCGCAAGCGTCGAGCTCAAGTAA